taaagaagttcttcctcttGCTGAGGTGGAACTTCTTGTGCTTTACTTTATGGCGACTGCtacttgtcctgtcactgggcaacACTGAAGAGTCTAGCACCGTCTTTTTAACATCAACCTGAGATATTTACATACATTAATGAGATTGTATCCTCTTTTCACTAGATTAGAAGAGCTCAGCTCCCGCAGTCTCTCTTCATGACAGAGATGCTCCAAACCCCTAATCATATTTGTGACCCTCTAGAGAAAGACAGGAGCTTCTTTCTCttactgaggagcccagaactggacacgaCTCGCAAATACGAGTCGGCTCCGGGAAGCGGAGCGGCAGCGGGCGCACAcgctcagcacagcccagaacagacggacagacagacagccgGACGGACGTGCGCACACGCACGCAGCCCCGCAGACAGCCGCACACGTGCGCGCACACACGCCCGCACCGGGGAAGGGCCGGCTCCGCGGTCCCGCTCCCGCCCCCCCGCCACAGCCCCCccggcagcaggagcagggggaggcCGGCACCGGGggtcccagctccctccctcacTCACTTTCGTCCTGCCGTTGATTTTGTAGTTGCCCAGCTTTCCATTACAGTGTCGGATGAGATCGTCCATGCTGTTCATGAGAAGCCGAATGGTCTGGCAGCCCGGCTCCTTGCCCTCCACCCAGGTGATCTTGTCGCCGCGAATGTCCTTAGAGGAGTCGCTCTTCTGGCTGACGAGCTGCCCGTCGGTGAAGCGGCCGGTGTGGTGGAGGGCCCGCACCTCCTCGGCCACCAGCCCGCCCAGCTCCTTGCCGAGGAAGTCGTCCACCACGCAGATGCCGTGTTTGTTCATGCAGGGCACGATGTACTCCAGCGCCAGCCGCTGCGGCACCAGCGACTTGGTCTGCCCATTGGGGCGCAGCGCGGCCGCACCGGGTCCCGCCTGCACGCCGCTCGGGTACAGGTTCGACTTGTCCCGGTacagcagcactgcctcccCAGAGGGCGACGGGGACTGGGCCCCGGCCGATGCCTCCGCGTCACCGCCGGCAGCTGCACCGGCAGCGGCGACGTGATTGTTGGTCAGCGTTGCGGCCTCGGCGGGGGCCTCCGGGGACGGCGGCGCTGCGCCCTTCCCGACCCCCGCCCGGCTGCCATTgcccgccgcggccccgccgtgggcgcggggcggcggggGGTGCCCGCCGTGGGGCTCGGTAGCGCCCCCTGCCGCTCCAGCCGccgcagcgccgccgccgcggcaGATCAGCTTGTGCTTCTTCCAGTCCTGGCGCTGGTGCTCCTTGCTGCAGTAGAAGGAGCTGCGGCAGCGCCCGCACCGCAGCAGGTTCTCCATCTTCCCGCACAGCTCGCAGTACTGCCGGTCCCGCTcgctgctgctgttgttgttgctgctgctactgctgccgccgccgctgccgctctCGCCCTGGCCGCCCTGACCGGCGCCTCCGCCGCTGTCATTCGCCATGGCGCTGGTGGTGCCGCCGCTGCCCCGCTCCGCCGGGTCGTGTTATGTAAGGAggcgggcgggagcggcgctAACGCGGGCCCCCGCCCGGCCGCGCAGGGAGGGAGCGCTTACTGCATCATGGCCGCCCGGCTCCGGCACCGCCGCGGCCCCCGCCGCCCTCCGCCTCCGCCGGCCCGCGGCCTCCTCCGGCGCGCGGGGGCCCACGCCGCCCTCCCTGCGCCGCTAACGTTGCTTAGCGCCGCCTCATCGCCGCCCCACCGGCGGCGGAACGGCCGAGGGGGAGCGGAGCGGCGCGGTGAGGGGCTGCCTTCCGCTCCCCGCCGGCCTCTCTGCCCGGTGCAGCACGGGCCGGCGCGGCCGCCGCCTCTACCCACCGCGCCTCCGCTGCTCTGCCggggcgaggaggaggaggcgccACTCCAGAGGCCCGCTGTGCACGTACGCCACTTCCAGCCCGCCAGCGCCGCCGGCGCGTCAGGCGGGCGTggccgggcgggcggggccggCTCGGAGCCGGCCGCGTCCTCCGCGCCGCTGCATGAGGGGCTCGGAGGCGCCGCTCCGGTCGTGGGCGCACGGACGGGCCGCGGGCCGGAGGGATCTCGTGGGGATGGCGCCTTTCTCCCGCTATGACCAGCGCGGCCTTTCCGGCAGGGACAGTGGGGAAATTGCTGGGGATGTCACTGGTCTGTGCTGCCGGGGCCGCCCCGTCGTCGCTGGGCAGGTCGCTAGTCTGAGGGTGCCCGTGACCCCGGTAGCGAGCTGCCCGCCGGCCCCGGGGGTGTGGGCCTGCCGCAGGTGAGGCGGGAGCTCCGGGCAGCGGCGGGGGACGTGGAAGCTG
This sequence is a window from Zonotrichia albicollis isolate bZonAlb1 chromosome 3, bZonAlb1.hap1, whole genome shotgun sequence. Protein-coding genes within it:
- the EGLN1 gene encoding egl nine homolog 1, with translation MANDSGGGAGQGGQGESGSGGGSSSSSNNNSSSERDRQYCELCGKMENLLRCGRCRSSFYCSKEHQRQDWKKHKLICRGGGAAAAGAAGGATEPHGGHPPPPRAHGGAAAGNGSRAGVGKGAAPPSPEAPAEAATLTNNHVAAAGAAAGGDAEASAGAQSPSPSGEAVLLYRDKSNLYPSGVQAGPGAAALRPNGQTKSLVPQRLALEYIVPCMNKHGICVVDDFLGKELGGLVAEEVRALHHTGRFTDGQLVSQKSDSSKDIRGDKITWVEGKEPGCQTIRLLMNSMDDLIRHCNGKLGNYKINGRTKAMVACYPGNGTGYVLHVDNPNGDGRCVTCIYYLNKDWDAKVSGGILRIFPEGKAQFADIEPKFDRLLFFWSDRRNPHEVQPAFATRYAITVWYFDADERARAKVKYLTGEKGVRVELNKPSDSVGKDVL